The window ACTCTTAATATTATCATAGCAAAAACAcatccaaaaattatttatcggTTTCTAATTAAAACTCAAACTCGCTCCAACTCCAAACttaaaagtgttttcaaaatattgtcttaaaataaatacatcTTTTGAACGAATCAAAatcattaaagaaaatatacatATTCTACATAATTTCATTTGCTTTATTGAGAGACCTTATCAACTTAATTAACCAATTAGTTAGCTCAATCAGGTATACTCAATGTCTAAGAGATTAAAGACTATGTGTTTGACTTTATGTGATAGTGTATTTGCTTcccacaattatatatatttttaaaaacctaTAACGATGAGGACTGACAAAACTATAACAGTGAGAACTGGCGACAGATGATTTGTTATtctataaaagttataaaatatgcCCTCAAATGTGTTATCtttttaacaaaaacataatatatatataaaataaaatgagatcatttcacattttatgtGTCAAATAAGTTTGGTTTGAAAGATGATACATTTGAGGGCATACCTTATGGAACACCCGATGTTTCGAAGGCTAACCTTAAGGTGAACCTATTAGTGTCACGACTCGTTTAAGGGGGTGTCGAGATTAATTGAAGTCTTGGCCTAACAACGTGTTAATCTCCATAGTTCAAAGGAGGCCAATCATCCAAGTAAGTCCACTACaagtaggggtgttcaatatttggtctgaaccgaatatccgactgaattcgaattcaccCAATTTGAAtcaaccgaattcgaattttattttcggttttcgaatcgaatttcaaaccaattcgaattcaaatatggTTTTCGAGTTTGAAGTTCAATttgaaaaccaaaccgaaaacagaattcattttatattatttatttttctaaacttagcttaagaaaagttcaaaataatcaaattataataaaaaaaatgaaacaaagcacctgtggtctagtggtagaataatTCCCTGCCACGGTACAGACCCGGGTTTAATTTTTGGCTGatgcaatttattttgagttatgctagctccaaaaattaaaaaaaaaaacaaattcagtTTGAATTCgaaattcgaaccgaatatcgaattcggttcggtttaattaaaatttattcgaattcgattcggttttcgaattggctaaaaaaaataaaaattcgaataaaccgaaccgagaaattcgaataacccgaaaaccgagAATAaccccgaaaaccgaaccgatgaacaccttAACTACAAAGAATATTTTAGAAGCATTGGAGAAGACATGCCCCAGAgtaataaatgtaataattGGATAGTAGGTCCGTTAATGAGATAGTTAGAATGAGGTAgttgaatattatataattaatatggtAGTTAAATAGTATCATTAATATAGTAGTTATAATTAGCCCTATAAATACTTCAAAGATATTTCTTTGTAAACaccaagtattcatttaataGAATTCTTAATCTCAaaaactttctctttctaagtTCTTTTTTCATTGTCTAAAAAGGCTTATTAGTTAGAATTTGAGTCGATCTAACCTAGTGCCACACGGGTCGAATTTCATCCtatgacaagtggtatcagagccaggttGTGCGCATTCAAACTACAGAAGATGGATTTAAGTGTTGTTATCGTCACTAAGGTTTCGACCGACAAACATAAGGGCAATGGATCCAAGAAGGATAAGTCCGTCAAGAGAGGTGGTGCTATcatggaagcgcgggtgacccgACTTGAAGAAGGCATAAACGAGCACTAAGAAGCTCTCGAAACGTTTAGCGTAATGACCGATAGAGTGACGGTGTTGGATGAGATAAGTGAAAAGTTGGTGAATGAGATCATGTGGATCATTAACAATTCGAATCGTAGCATTCGTGACAAGGTGTTAGGATCGATTCGAGGGGAGGTTAATGATATCCAGTAGAAAGTACTCAAGACAATCCGAGGAGAAACCAATGCGATGATCGACATTTTCCAAAGAGAAATGATGGGGAGACTTGATGCGATGGAAAGTCGGATTGGGTGAAATGGAGGGGAACTTCGAGGTGCGACATCTCATCGAATGAATGTTTCTAAGCCAACTCCGTTCAAAGGCTCGAGGAGTGCAATTGAAGTTGAGAACTTCCTTTGGAACACAGAACGGTATTTTCGGGCATCAAACATACTTGATGATCACACCAAGTTGCATACGACCCCTTTCTTCCTGATAGAGATGGCGCTATTGTGGTGGAGAAGACATGAAACAGACATTGAACGAGGTACGTTGATGATGAAAACACGGAAGACTTCAAGACTGAGTTCAAGCGCCAATTCTTTCAAGAGAACGCCGACTTTGAGGCACGAAAGCGGCTAAGTCAACTTGAGCACAATAGGaccatcaaggagtatgtgaaggagttcAAGAATTGATGCTCGAGTTACTTAGTCTATTCGTGTTTGTTAATAGCCTAAAAACTTGGACATAGTTAGAACTGCAAAGAGCCAAGGTGCAGAACGTCTCCGAGGCAATTACGGTTGCGGAGAGGCTGATCGAGCTCAAGTTGTCCGTGGACAGGCCAAAGTTCGTCAGAGATGATGAGGATAAAGGTGGGGAAGACCGCCCACCCAAAAAGTTGCAGCCAAACAACAATTCGGGGAGGAAAATCAACGAATTGGGTAAGCCAAGAACTTGTCACATTTATGGTGCTACCAACCACATAAATTTCATGTGTCCATTCAAATGTAAAAAAGTGGCGGCAGTTCGAGAAACTGAGTCCTCCgatgaggaagaagagactTAAATAGAATCCTTAAGACTGATAAATGCTGGGCTAGTGTTGCGGAACCGATCAAGGTAACAAAAAGGGGCTCGATGTTCGTGGATGCCTTGATCGGGGGAAGACACATCAAAGCATTAGTGGATACTTGAGCTACTCACAATTTCATGCATGGAGGAGTGACTAAGGTGTTGGGTCTCCGCATCCACCCAATGAGAGGGACGGTAAAGTCTGAGTACAACAACCAAGCTGGTAACCGAGGAGGATAAGAAAGTGCACACTAGGATGGAAGACTGAAATGGGACAGTCTCATTTACATTAGTCCCTATGGATGACTACGATGTAGTATTGGGACTACAATGGTTAGATCAGGTAAGCGTTTGCATAGTTTCTCGTTCTGATTCCTTAATTTTTTGGATCATGGAAAGACTAAAGTGATACCAACAAGAAGAGAATCAGATGGTATGTGCATGTTCTCGGCAATGCGATTTAACCGAGGTTGCAAACGTGGTAAAAAGAAATTTTCCACTTTTGCTAGGATGGATGACAAAAACAATTCCAAGGGAAAATGAGAAGCACACGAGGAAGTCTAAAGAGCGGGTGTGAAGGTCTTCGAGGGACTCAAGGCCAAAGACACCAAACAACCATCAAATCCACAAGGTTTGACCACATGTTACGTTGGTCAAAGTCACTCCACCTTCACTCTTGCCAAATCCTTAGGAGAGGAAGCAGATCTTGCTCAGACATCTTTGGACAAAGACACCAAGAAGATGTAGAAATGGCCAGGATCTGAATAGGCGTGCAGTCGAGTTTAAGGAGGGGGGCGGAGGATTGAGAAATTTACTCCTGCAACAATGTAAGTCTCTGCAATCTGagctcaaggggcttgtgcgcAAATACGAGGGACCGTTTAAAAATGAGCAGCGTGTGGGGGAGGTCTACCCGATGTCAAGAATAGGTAGGGAAAAAGGATCACTTGTGGCAATTCAGACAGAAGATTGAAGGGTACCGGTCCAAGGTCAAGCCGAGGAcggccacgacttaggtgggaGAGAATGTTACGGCTCATTAGTGTCACGGCCCGTTCAAGGAGATGTCGAGATTTATTAAAGTTCTAGCCTAACAATGCTCTAATCTCCCTAGCCCAAAGGAGGCCCAATCATCCAAGTAAACCTATTacaagaaatattttagaagtaTTGAAGAAGGCGAAAGAATATCATTAACAGGGTAATTAAAGAATATGATTAATAGGGtaattgaatattatataattaatatggtAGTTAGATAGTATCAGTCATATAAATAACtgaaagatattttatttgtcatataaataactaaaagatatttgtaaataaagttaatagaattcttattctcaaacaatttctctctattttgttttcattgtcCAAAAACACTTACTAGATAGAATCTGAGTCGATCTACTAGTGCCACAATTTTATCCCGTGACATTAAAGTGTGCTTAGTTAGATAATAACAATGGGCCAACCTATACCCAACatacctttttcttttttaaaacctACTTGTTAAGGTTTTATTCTATAACCATTATAAACATTAGTATAGTTGTAAACAATGTgctaaattgattttttttcaaattatattacaaAAGTATTATTGAAATCTAACcagatatataaaataaaaataaaaaatacattttccgCATAAGACAAACGTGATCACGCTGCTTTGTAAATGTCATTCCCGAAATTAccatgaaaaaacaaaaaataaaaaacaatttacctttgtttaaagaaaaatagtaaaaaaaggaaaacctaatttatatatttttgggtgCCAAAAGCTTAAATTCGAGAAAAAATAGCCCTAATTGTTCACTTTTTGCGAATAACATAGAAATCCCTCTTGCAAAGAGACGACAGCAGAAATCTCAATTCATGCTTTGAAGACAGGAGGGGATTATTTCCAACAGGCTAATATCGGAGGTAAGATTAAGGTTGTTTTTTCTTAGGGTTTGAATCTTTTCACGCTCTTTAAATTTCCTGAAGATCGTGACTTTTTCACCGACCTTATCTATTACGAATTTAAATTGGATTCTGCATTCTATGTGCTGCTTCCGTTGATCTTTCTTCAATTGGGTATATTCTACTTAGTGTTTTTCTGATTGAATTTATTGGAGCTGATCCTTTTGCTTTCCTTTCCTTTCAGTTGAATTCTTAGtttggaaaaatattaaattgacttGAATGGGCGAAACGGGGAAGAGGGGTAGGTCTCATAGAGACAGTGATAGAGACAAAAAGGATCAAAAGAGGCGTGCAACCGACAGAGATGATAGGAACGAAGGTGAACTTGTAGTTTACAGAATAATATGTCCAGATGGTGTAATTGGCAGCGTGATTGGAAAGAGTGGGAAAGTGATCAATTCTATAAGACAGGATACTAGGGCAAAAATTAAGGTTGTTGATCCTTTTCCGGGTTCCAAAAACAGGGTTATTCTCATCTATTACCATGTTAGGGAGAAGCAAGATGTCGATGTGGAAGGAGAATTCAATGATATGGAACCTCTTTGTCCAGCTCAAGATGCTCTTCTCAAAGTGCAGGAAGCAATTGCAGGTGCTATAAATGCTTCTAacgataataataataatatagataacAAGAAATATAGAGACAAAGAGGAGTGCCAAATTCTTGTACCAGCTAGCCAAACCTCTAGTATCATTGGAAAGTCCGGTTCGATTATAAAGAGACTGAGGAACATCACTAAGGCAGCTATTAAGGTTATACCTAGAGATGCAAGCGATCCATCTCATTCATGCGCATTGGATTTCGATAATTTCGTTGTGGTTAGTTACATTTATTTATACCTGAAAGCAATTGTGGTATCTGGctatacttaattttttattttgaacagATAAGTGGTGAACCGGAATCAGTTAAGAGAGCTCTGTTTGCAGTTTCTTCAATCATTTACAAGTTTCAGCCAAAAGAGGCCATTCCACTCGATACTAATGTTCCAGAACCTCCTCCAACAATCATTATTCCTTCCGATTTTCCTATTTACGCTCACAATGGAATATATACATCTGTCGAATCTCTTCTACCATCACGATCTGTTCCATCTGTCATAAGTTCTGCAACCCTACCCGAACTTCCAAGATATTCTGATGAACGTGGCACATGGCCGTCTACTTATTCGTCTGCTCTTCCTGTTGGGGCTGGTTATGGAGGTTCTTCGCGATCGGAGGAGTTTGTTGTGAGAATATTATGTCCGAGGAGCGTGATTGGTCGAGTCATTGGAAAAGGAGGCAGTTCTATTAAAGGTATCAGGCAAGCTAGCGGTGCTCGAATTGATGTCGATGATGCCAAACATGAACGCGATGAATGTATTATCACGATTACCTCGACAGAGGTTAGAAATTTACGCTCTTAAGTCTTAATTCAATTACTAGTCAATGATAGGTTATGTTATTCTACTCTGTGTGTTGAATTTGTTTactatgttaaaaaaattgcCAGTCATCGGATGATGTGATATCGAAGGCAGTCGAAGCTGTTTTGATGCTACAAGAGAAGATGGCTGATGAAGATGTTGGTACTTTGACAATTAGACTCCTTGTTCCAACTAAGGTTATAGATTGCTTACTTGGTAGGGGCAGTTATGTCATTAATGAAATTCGAAAGAGAAGTAAGGCTGAGATCCGAATCTCTAGGGTTATGAAGCCCAAGTATACTGATATGGATGATGAGCTTATTGAGGTGAGGAATGTTTAAAAGAgtttttgatttatgttttctTACTACTTTCAGTTTTTGAAATCTTTTTTTTGCGATGGTCTGGATGCAGGTGATGGGGGAAGTGGATAAAGTAAGAGATGCGCTTCTTGCCATTGTGATGAGGCTTAGAGATGATGTTTTGAATGATAGAGAAAGATATTTCAGTAATTCTTATGGTGGCAGTTCAGTTTATTCTGCCGGAACAAGTTTAACAGTACCTTCGGCTTTGCCTAGTGCTGTACCAATGAATCCATACGCTTACGAGCCAAGAAGTGAACCCAGGAGAAGAATGGACCCACTTTCTTCAAGTGGTGGCCTTTATGGTTATGGTTCTTTGCCGGTAATCCATATTTTCATCTAATTTCTTTAGATCTTCGAAGTTCCTGATTGGATTGATGGGTTGTTGTTCTGATTTAATCTATAGTTCTAATGATCTTTGCTTCTTGTGATAATGCAGATGGGAGATAATGactatggatcttctttgtCTTCTTACTCATCAAAGATTTATGGAGGGtctgtaaaatatatatatcttgatCTTTTTTgatgtttgtttttctttcaatGTTGCGCCACTTATGAAAAACCTCtcttttgtgtgtttcttctcaACAGATTACCACCTCCATCCACCCTTGAGATTTTGATTCCAGCACATGCTGTGGGAAAAGTGATGGGCAAGGGTGGGGCAAATATAGCCAATCTCCGTAAGGTAATATAAGAATAGTTTTGACTGACGGCTCTGGTTTTGAGCTCATATAACTAATCCTCTAGAACCAAGTCGCGGATCTTATCTACTAGCCTAATTTATTGGGATTAGAGTTGGAAACATCACTCATTTTCAACATGAAACCACCCTCCAATTGCATATTTGCATATGTAGAGCTGACGAATTGTGAGAGTACACAATACAAAATTATCGCATGGGAAGTGACTAAAGTGGGCCGGTTTGGTAGGACCAAACTTTTAGATGTGATCTCATCCAACTCAAATTTCGATTGTCATCCAGCCTAAAATCCTGGTTGTGATCCAACTTAAAATCCACaccttttttttatagataaagGTTTTTCCAAAGAGGAGACTAACACAACATCCCGCTAATATGACCCCCACTTCAATCAAGTTGTTTTTAGTGGAAATCAAATTTGAGACTAAGTTTAAGACTGTTTCCACTTGAGctatcttgaaaaaaaaaatccattttcaatattttatttttagactaGTGTTTTTTCCAAAGAGGAGGTTAACACAACATCCCACCGTTATCCCCACTTCAAGGTGCTTTCAAATGGAATCAAACTCTAGACTTGAACTTCTTGAGCTACCTTGGAAAAACAATCCATGCTTTTATACCAAACAAAAGTATCTCTGTTTCTGAAAAAGTTTTGGATCAATAAGTGTTACCCCATCTTATTATCATCAGTAAGAAGAAAATATAACTCGTGTGTATCCTTGTGTCATATATAACTAATCCTTTCTATCTTCCTTGGTTCTTCTTTCCACATTCTTTGTGTGCCACTAGGATTCTTGTATATGCATGTTGTTCTTTCAGATGATGGCTCATTGGGGAGACTTTACCATGTAATCCATACATTCTCACTCACAGTTATTTGTCCTCAGATTTCTGGAGCAGCTATAGAGATAACTGATGTAAGATCTTCCCGTGGTGACCGTCTTGCTCTAATATCTGGCACAGCTGATGAGAAGCGTGCTGCTGAAAATCTGATCCAGGCATTTATAATGTCCACTTAACCTATAatgtttgttgttgttgatcCTCCAGTGTTTTAAAGTCGCATCCTACCCAAAAAGGCCTTGGAGGTTTATtcgaagatctagtttctgtaGTTTCTTTCTACCTCTATCATGAAGTGTTTGGCTTAATCTCTAAGATCATCTTCTGCTTCGAGTCCTGCTTCTGCCATACCCaggcaaaaaaaaaacttgtctATTTGTTGCTTTTATCTTTGAAATAATCTTCTGaacttttaggatttttttttcgATCTCAGTGTTTTCATCTTGACTTGTGTCAAATGCTGCTGCTATGTTCCAAAGAACTTGAATAATGGTTTATTCAAAAACTATTACTGGTTTGCAATGAGAGTATGAGACTTTGATGTCCTCTGCTGCTATCTATTCTATGAAATTTGACAATCTATGGTTTGATTAATCTTCTTCTTATCCGAAATGGATCAGATCTCTCTATGTCTGTTTTCTGCTGATTCCTCCTCCTTTTAGGCACTTGGAATTTTCAAGTGTTAATGTATCTACATATGTTTGTCTTAGGGAATTTGCTTAAGCTGACATGCCATTTTGGTTATCCATGTCTTTGATGAAAAAACAAATTGGTTCTTCTTATCCTTTGATAGATTTCACTACTTTCTAGA is drawn from Impatiens glandulifera chromosome 3, dImpGla2.1, whole genome shotgun sequence and contains these coding sequences:
- the LOC124928957 gene encoding KH domain-containing protein At4g18375; this translates as MGETGKRGRSHRDSDRDKKDQKRRATDRDDRNEGELVVYRIICPDGVIGSVIGKSGKVINSIRQDTRAKIKVVDPFPGSKNRVILIYYHVREKQDVDVEGEFNDMEPLCPAQDALLKVQEAIAGAINASNDNNNNIDNKKYRDKEECQILVPASQTSSIIGKSGSIIKRLRNITKAAIKVIPRDASDPSHSCALDFDNFVVISGEPESVKRALFAVSSIIYKFQPKEAIPLDTNVPEPPPTIIIPSDFPIYAHNGIYTSVESLLPSRSVPSVISSATLPELPRYSDERGTWPSTYSSALPVGAGYGGSSRSEEFVVRILCPRSVIGRVIGKGGSSIKGIRQASGARIDVDDAKHERDECIITITSTESSDDVISKAVEAVLMLQEKMADEDVGTLTIRLLVPTKVIDCLLGRGSYVINEIRKRSKAEIRISRVMKPKYTDMDDELIEVMGEVDKVRDALLAIVMRLRDDVLNDRERYFSNSYGGSSVYSAGTSLTVPSALPSAVPMNPYAYEPRSEPRRRMDPLSSSGGLYGYGSLPMGDNDYGSSLSSYSSKIYGGLPPPSTLEILIPAHAVGKVMGKGGANIANLRKISGAAIEITDVRSSRGDRLALISGTADEKRAAENLIQAFIMST